Part of the Catalinimonas alkaloidigena genome is shown below.
GTGATAAAATCATCAAATAAGCATAAACTATCTGATGCGCATTTTTTCATGTTTATGATTCATATAACAAGCATGTGCTTATCTTATCATGACAGTAAGTATTGAAATACTTATTATTCAACTATTTTTTTTGCGACATGAAGCTTGATAAGCAACTAATCCTAATTTTTGGAATTGTTCCTATACTGTTCACTCAATGTGGACCTACTGTTCAACCCAATAAAAGTGCGAATGTAGATCTTTCTGAGTTTGACACTTACGCCTATCTTCCAAATAGCGATACTGTTGACTACAACAGATTAGAAGAGGATATAGTAGAGGAAGAAACGATGGAAGCCATCAATAGTGAAATGCAGAAAGTAGGATACAATATTGACAAAGACAATCCTGAGCTTTTGATCAAGACACACATTATGTTTGATCAGGAAGAAAACGTAGTTGCCGGCCCTGTTTTACCTCATATGATCATTATTACCCTGGCTATTTGGTAGGACATACATCTCCCTACTACTATACCGGCTATACAACAGTAAATGAGGTGGCAGGCTACGATATTGATGAGATTGAGTACACCGAAGGCACCCTTACTGTGGACAACATAAACACTGAAACTAACGAGGGGTGTATGGGAAGGATGGGCTGAAGAGACAATATCTGCGGATAATTTTGTCAAAGACTGAAGCACCTATGGTAAGCCAACACCTGCCAGAGTGTTTTTTCCTTTTTGGGCGACCTTTTATTAAGAAAGCAAGTTCGTGCTTCTAATCTTCAGCAGATTGCACGCTTTCTACCGCTGGCAGACTAATAATGGTTTTAGTACCTTCTCCTAGTTTTGACTGAAGCTCAATGGTTCCACCCAGCTTATCTACTGTCTCTTTCACAATATACAAGCCGATGCCTGAACCTTTGGATAAATTACTTCCACGGTAAAACATCTCAAATACCCTGGATAATGCATCTTTATCTATACCGATACCATTGTCTTCCAATATGATATTGGCTCTGTTCTCTTCTGTCACCTCTATATTAATATTCAGATAATTCTCTAATGCCCAGACATTGAGATATTTAATAGCATTGGACAGGAGGTTGCGAAAAATAATTTGCAAACGCCTATTATCACTGTAATGCTCACCTTTTAATAGATACTTTTCATTAATCTGGAGCCGCTTAGAATTCTCCATATACTGAAGCTCTTCCTTCACATCTTTAATGAGTTCAGGAAAATTAACATGCTCACGCTCTATTTGCAATCGTGTGTTACGTGAGTAATCCAGAATATCTTTAACAAAACTATCCAGTTTATGAATGCTCTTGGAGGTCATTTTTAGATATTCCTTTAGCTGCTTCTCATCTTTTTCATCCTCAATCAGTTCCACCAGGCCCAGTATGGAAGAAAGAGGAGCACGAATATCATGAGATACCCTGTACACAAAGTTGTCCAGTTCCAGATTGGACTTTCTTAAATCCGCAGTGCGGATTTCAACCCTTTCTTCCAGTTTCTGGTTGATAGACCTCACTTCTTCATTAGATTCCGCCAGTTCTTCTGCCTGAACCTGAATTTCTTTTTTTTGACTTTGGATGAGCAGGTTTTTGTCATATAAATCATTGTTAGCCTGCTTCAGGGCATAATTGACTGATTGTAGTTTCTTTGTGCGCTCAGCAACTTCTAACTCCAATCTTTTTTTCTGCTTCTTGATCCTGCTTATTCTCAGGTAATACGCAGTATACATCATCCCACCAAGCAGTAATACAAACAAAGCTCTAGCCCACCAAACAGTCCACCAGGGAGGAGTCACGATTATGATCAATTTTCGTGAATGATCCTCATCATCCATATTCGTAGTCGTTACAATAAATTCGTATTGTCCCGGGTCCAGATTGGTATAGGTTACTTTGCGTTCGTTATCTACTTTCTGCCAGCTTTCATCAACAAATCCTTTCAGCCTGTACTGATAAGATACCTGAGCGGGAAAAGTATAATCAAGTCCGGCATACTCAATGCTAAAAACAGACTGATCGTAGTTTAGCGTAACAACTTCTGTTTCGTTGATGTGAGCCTGTAAAGGTGAATCTTTCTGACCTATGGAAACCGGCTTATTAAAAATCTGAAAATCAGTGAGCACGATAGGTACCGGACGTATAGGTGCTATCAAACTATCAGGGTGAAACATATTGAAGCCATTAGAGCCTCCAAACAATATTTCTCCACCAGGTAGCTGCGCTGATGCGATACGATTAAACTGTAATCCTTGCAGCCCTATACTCATATCAAAGTTCTCAAAAGTTTTATTTTCAGGATAAAAACAAGAGATACCTAGGTTTGTGCTCAACCAAAGTTGTCCTTTTGTATCTTCTTCTATGGCATGTATGTAGTTACTGGGAAGTCCATCCAGGGTAGTCAAGGTCTTAAATTCACCACTTTTCCTATCATAGGATTTCAGCCCACCACCTTCCATCCCCAGCCAGAAATTCCCCTTACTGCTTTCAAAGATACACTGAACCTGGCTTTTACTTTCGCCCTCTTCCAAAATAGCATGTGGGGTAAACTCATTCTTATCCTTATTGTAGCTATAAAAATTACCCAAAGAGGTACCAAACCAAATGGTATTTTCTGAATCAATGAGCAATGAAACCACTCTATTGTCTTCTAATCCTTCACGAGAAATAATTTGCTCTTTATAATATGTAAAGGTCTCTGTCCGGGGGTTGAACCTATTAAGTCCCCCACCGAGCGTAGTCATCCAAATCATCTCTTCTTGATCTTCCGCCAGGCTAAGAATATTGTTGTTATTTGGTCCTTTAACAGGCCCCATAGCTTCCTTATAATGCTTGAACGATTGATTTTGAGGGTCAAAAAGGTCAAGACCTCCATTCCAAAAGCTTATCCATACCCTTCCCTTGCTGTCTTCAAGTAAATTTTTGATTTTATTTCCTCCAATGCTTTCCGGGTCTGTCAAATCGTTTTTATAGCTTCTAAAGCTTCCATCAAGAAGGTTAAAAATATTAAGCCCTCCTCCGTCAGTACCTATCAGGAGCATGCTGTCACTTAAATACAGAAAAGCGGTTACATTATTATGAGATAGAGTATTCTCCCCCGGAATAGCGTAATAATGTAGCGTATTGATATATGAGTTATCAAAGACATTAACGCCTCCATTGTATGTACCCACCCACAACCTGCCTTCACGATCAGTAAATAGAGACTTTATCTCACTTGCTGATATGCTCTTAGGATCGTATAAATTTGTCTTATATGCATAGAAGTTTTGTTCTGCCTCATTGAAGAGACATAAACCATTATCAGTGCCAACCCAAATGCGTCCATCATGAGTCTCAGTGACATCCATCACCTGATTGTTACTCAGTGAAGCAGGATTCAGAGGGTTATGGGTAAAATGAGTAAACTTACCAGCTTCAGCAACATCCATCAAATCAACACCTTTGTTGGGCATACCCACCCAGAGTCTGTCTCTGCTGTCATAGTAAAGCATGGTAAGGTGATTTTCTGCCAGGCTTGAGGGCTCATTCGCCTGATGCTGATAGTGTGTGAATTTTTCAGTTTCAGGATCAAAGTAATTGAGACCTCCTCCATGAGTGGCTACCCAAAATTTACCGTACTTATCCTGTTCAATAGCAACCACCTGACTGTGACTAATGCTCGTATTGTCTTCTGTTTGATGAGTGTATACTTTTGCCTCTAAGGTTGAGGGATTAATCCTGATGAGGCCCTGGCTCGTGCAAGCCCAGATATTTCCAGCTTTGTCTTTGTACAGATCACTGATAAAGTTGATTCTGCCAGAGAAAGGCTTTTGTGTATAATTGAGTTTCGGGTTTATAAAAATATCCTTTTTTCTGTCATACAGACATATCCCTCCTCCCCAGCTGCCTACCCACAAGGTGTTTTGCTCATCCTCTACCAAAGCGGTAATGTAATTACCTGACAGACTGGTACTATCTCCCAGTATTGAGCGATAGGCCATAAAATCATGTCCCATGAACTTATTTAGCCCGTCAGGTGTGCCCAGCCAAACCATACCTGATGCATCCTGATAAATTGCTGATACATAATCGTAAGACAAGCCATCCAGTACTGTATAGTTTTTGAAAACAACAGGTGGCTTTTGTGCGAAGGTATTTCTGCTAAATAACAGAAAACACAAACTAAGAATAAAAAGAAGCAGGATGCTGAGCTTAATTTTATCTGTGTTTGGTTTGTACATGAATCAGCTTAATTAATTCAAAACATTTGTATTTTGCTTCAAGCAAAGAAAAAATGTGCATGAAATGAGTTATGGCGATAGGATAGCCTATTCACCCCTGCATTTCTTACTTCACACAGGAGTGTATAAGGAATAAAAATATCATACACCTGTACGTACTAAAGTATGTTTTTAGCAACTTCTTCTTTTTCGAAAAAGTCTTAGATAAACTTCTGTACACCCTGGATATTTAAATTACTCATGTCCTGTTATCATTAACCCTCGTTAATGTATATAATCTTTGGCAGTAAGTGCATTCATATTATGATTGATTTGAGTACTTACATCAGCAATTTACAGGCTTATTTTTATTGTGCTAACATTTTGTTCTTTATCATTATCATTAAATATTCATTGCAATGAGTGTGGGTGTAAATCCTCTGGCAGTGTATGTAATGCCCTTATGATTTCACCAACTATTTATATAGAACCCTAGGTTTTTGAGTAAAGAACAATTACAGTACATTATCAAAAACCCTTCCTATTACCCACAGGAACTTTCAGAACTCTTTAAATGGGAGCTGGTGGCTACTCATAAACAAAATATAGGTGTGCAAAATAAACGAAGGAAATCTAGCAGGATATGCTTTTAAAGGACTTCTCATGCATATTCTGTATTTTTTGCATCAAAAGCAGCATTCGCAAATGAGGGCTTGGTTTGTTTCTCATAATGAACAAAAGGTTTTTCATGCATGTATCATTGAGCGATGGCAGAACTTTAACATTGGATTTCAAGTTACATACGTCAGGATTTAGTTCTAGGTATAACAATAGTCCGTAACGGCTCTCCTTCAGATTAGACATACTTTTTTTATATTGCCGGTTTGAAATGTGTAGAAGGGCAGATAGCAGCATTACGATGACACTTTTGGATAAATAATCTCGCACTTTATCATTTATAATGAAGAAATTTGATCTAACGCTTGAGGCCATCAAAAATATTAAACAGATCGGAAGTATTGCTTCCAGCAGCCGGTATCTCACCAGAAAAATTATCAAAGAAATTGACTTCAACCAAAAGATCAGGGTGCTGGAGTTAGGTGCCGGTGATGGTGTGTTTACCAAAGAAATACTGAAGAGAATGTCAGCGGACTCCGAACTTTATACTTATGAAAACCATGATAATTTTATTCCTTTGCTAAGGAAAATTAAAGATAAAAGACTGTTTCTGAAAGCTCAATGTGTATCCAGTATTGAGCAGCTACCTGACGATTATTTTAATATTGTAATCTCGAGCCTTCCGCTGGCTAACCTAAGCCATTCGTTTAAAGAAAACATTTACCGCGAGATTCAGTCCAAGCTATGTGATTCGGGTCTTTTTATACAGTATCAGTATCTGCTCAATGATTATCGGGAGATTGAGAAAGCATTTAGTATTTGCGAGCTTGGATTTTGCCTCTTCAACCTACCCCCGGCTTTTATTTACAAAGCCAAAATGCTGGAAGAAAAGGCTGTGGAACTCTCAGAAGCCTAATCACAAAAAGTATAGTAATTGCATCTTTCCTATCAATACAATCTTTCATAGCTGCAAGCTTCCCTTAAGCAGACTGCATGCCTTTGACATTTGTAGCTTGACAGGACCCCCAGTGTATCGTTCCTTTTCAAATTTTGCGCAGAGGTCTTAGATACGCTCATTTTCTGCACCAGTTCCAACCCATAGCTAGAGGGCCCTGCTCTGTTACTAGGTAGCCGCTGTATCTATTAACAATCACTTTTCCATAGCTAATCCATTCTCCATAAGGCACCGAACTACAGGTACATAAGCCCTACGTCTTTGATATTTAAATGATCGTTTTTGGCATAAAAGCGTACTATTCCGTCATACCTCTCTGCCGAAGCGCCATCACAACCTCATTGTATAATACAACTCAGTGATAAAGTCTGATCATATCTTTCTTTAGAAAAATAAAATAATTACACACGAATCACTTGCTCTTTAGACTTGTTATTATTCATCAGGACAACGAGTTTTGCATCAAAAATAAGTTAACAATGAATAATGATCCGGAACTGAACGGAAAATACCTGGGCACCATCACCAAGGACTTTGTAGTGGTTTCTGAAACCTTAAAAGAAGCCTCCTACCAAATCCGTAAACGAGGCTTTTCTGACTACCCGATTTTCCCAATTGCCAAAGTGGAGATACCGATTGGCAAGACGCTGATCGCAAGGGGTGAAATGGCTACCAACTGGCATTACAATATCACCTATCTGGATGAGTTCCTTCAAAGGAAGCTAGTGACAGATGAAGATGATTTTAAAAAAGCTTACAAAGATCCTGATGAGTTTTGTTGTCTTTTTGTGGTGGATAATGAGTTTACCAACTTCGTATTCATCCCTTATCCTGAAGAATAGGCTCATACACCGGGCATGTTTCCTTGAGTTTTGTAGAACAAAATGCCTGTATGTGGTTTATTCTAGCAAGTTGGTTTCTACCTTCCACTACTAAATTTACTTATAGGTTTTTCATGCAGCTTTCTAATTTTTCGGCTTTATCCCGCCCTGTAGATATTTCGTACCGCAGCAACTTCAGCGTACTGCTCATAAGTTTTTTTACTTTACTGGCTGCTTTTTTCTACCAATGGTGGTACCTGGATAATGAATTTGGCGAGAGTATATGGTGGGCAGTTCAGGCTATGCTTGCTGTATTTCTGGCCTGGGCACTGGGTAGAGAGATTGATCCCGACATTAAAGCCAGTGCTTTTGTTGCAATCCCTATTTCTTTCGGATTATTTTTATTCGCGGGTAGCTTTCAGTGGTGGGTCCTGCTGGCCATGCTGTTGTTGCTTAGGGTGGGTAATCATTGTACTGGCAAGTCAGTAAAGTGGCTTGATGTCATTTTTTGCCTGGGGCTGTGTGCATACCTTTGCTGGCAAGGTCATTATTTGGTAGGCTTTGCCTTTTGCGCGGCTTTTCTGGTGGACAGTCGCCTCCCGCCGGCAAATAAACTGAGCCAGTGGTATGCCCTGGCCGCACTATTGATGGCTATTTTGTCCATGATTTTTTTTCCTGCTGAATTATCCAACAATGAATTTCTCTTCTCGGGATGGTGGATAGCAGGTGTAGTACTGGTATTACTCATTTATCTATTGGCCATACGAGAATATAAGCGCCCTCACTCTACCGAAGATTACAGGGTACAACCTCTAAACGGCCAAAGGGTGCAGAGTACACAACTTATTGTCCTGTTTTTTGTATTGGTGATCTATCTGACCCAAAATTTTATGGCCAGCATTGAGCTGGGTGCAATTTGGGCCGTGATCCTCAGCGTGGACCTCTTGCGTTTTTATCAATTGCTTACGAGGCGTTCTCTTTATTGAAATGCGTCCAGCCCTGTGCCTGAATTGGCACCGCCTGCTGTGCTCTCGTGATCAGATTTACACCTTTCTTACGATCATGCACATAGCCAATAAAATGAATATCACGGTGGTTTTTGATCTTTTCAAAGTCTTCCTGTGCGATGGTAAAGAGTAATTCATAATCTTCACCTCCATTGAGCGCACAGGTATTGGGATCAATCTTAAACTCAGCTGCAGTACTGTAGGTAAGCTCATCAATGGGAAGGTTTTCTTCATATATATTCATACCTGCTTCGGATTGCTCACAAAGGTGGAAGATTTCTGAAGCCAAACCGTCAGATATATCAATCATGGAAGTGGGCGTAATTTGCAGGTCACCCAGTTCATGGATAATATCCATGCGGGCTTCAGGACGAAGCAGACGTTTTACGATATAGTCATATGATTGAATCTGAGGCTGCATCTGAGGGTTTTCCTGAAAGGTAATTTTTTCACGCTCTAACACCTGTAAACCCATATAGGCTGCCCCCAAATCACCACTTACGCAAACGATATCGTTGTGGCGGGCACCATTCCTGCGTGCCAGTTTTTCTTTTTCTACTTCACCTATTGCAGTAACCGATATTACCAGGCCAGCCTGAGAAGCGGTAGTATCTCCGCCTACCAGATCTACGTTAAAATTTTCACAGGCAAAACGGATACCCTGGTACAGTGCATCCACTGCTTCTACAGAAAAACGATTACTCAAGCCCACACTTACCGTAATTTGTTTAGGAATACCGTTCATGGCCGCGATATCTGAAACATTGACAGCCACAGCCTTATAGCCAAGATGAGCCAAGGGCATATAAGAAAGATCAAAATGGATGCCTTCGGTAAGCATATCAGTACTGATCAGCATGTACTTATCGCCGGCATCTATTACCGCAGCGTCATCACCTATGCCTACTTTAGTCGTATCATGGGTCGTTTTAAACTGTTTCTGAATGTGCTTGATCAGACCAAACTCTCCTAAATTTGCGATTTCTGTTCTTTTGGGCTGTTCTTCTGCCATGTGATTTTAGGTATTAGGGTTGTGAAAAGTTAGAAGCGGGTAATGGGCGTCTTTACTTCCCATTTTGGCTTCTGACTTCCCTCTATTCATTCAATTCTTTTCTCCTGACATAACTCTATCAGTACGCCATTCGTTGACTTTGGATGCAAAAAACAAATCAGTTTATTGTCTGCTCCTGCCTTGGGGGTTTCATTGACAAAGGCAAATCCATTATTTTTCAACCTGATAATTTCCATCTCAATATCATCTACCTCAAATGCCAGGTGATGGATGCCTTCCCCCCGCTTATTGATAAACTTATCAATGGATGAGTCAACAGCCAGAGACTGTAAAAGTTCCAACTTGGCATTGCTTAAGCGAAAGAAGGTGGTTTTAACATTTTCTCGCTCCACATCTTCGGACTTATACGCGCCCTCTCCCAGTAGGCGGGCAAAGAGTGAAGCCGCTTCCTGATCATCTTTTACAGCGATTCCAATATGTTCTAGACGCATCATACTTTGAAACTTTTTCTTGAAGAGCACAGTTCAAATTTATATATTACCTGGATAGTTTATAAATTAGCGGCTCATTAAAAACAGCATACGGTTATATTTTTTTGAGCAATACATCTAATTTGGATAGCTCATGGTCCTTTTGTTACTTAGAGATATCGGATGATACTTTACATTAGTAAGTTAGCATGTAAAGTTCGTGTTAAATATTGGCTTAATAAAATTTACTTTACAATGATAAAAGTCACAGACAAAGCAAAGGCAAAAATTTATGCTTTGAGAACTGAAGAAGGCTACACTGAAGATCATAACATCAGGGTAGCAGTGAAAGGCGGTGGTTGCTCAGGTCTTATGTATGACCTGGTCTTTGACAGCAAAGTTGAGGATAATGATCAGGTGTTTGAAGACCAGGGGGTCAAGATATTGGTAGACAAGAAAAGCCTGCTCTATTTATTAGGA
Proteins encoded:
- a CDS encoding DUF4136 domain-containing protein; the encoded protein is MKLDKQLILIFGIVPILFTQCGPTVQPNKSANVDLSEFDTYAYLPNSDTVDYNRLEEDIVEEETMEAINSEMQKVGYNIDKDNPELLIKTHIMFDQEENVVAGPVLPHMIIITLAIW
- a CDS encoding sensor histidine kinase; the encoded protein is MYKPNTDKIKLSILLLFILSLCFLLFSRNTFAQKPPVVFKNYTVLDGLSYDYVSAIYQDASGMVWLGTPDGLNKFMGHDFMAYRSILGDSTSLSGNYITALVEDEQNTLWVGSWGGGICLYDRKKDIFINPKLNYTQKPFSGRINFISDLYKDKAGNIWACTSQGLIRINPSTLEAKVYTHQTEDNTSISHSQVVAIEQDKYGKFWVATHGGGLNYFDPETEKFTHYQHQANEPSSLAENHLTMLYYDSRDRLWVGMPNKGVDLMDVAEAGKFTHFTHNPLNPASLSNNQVMDVTETHDGRIWVGTDNGLCLFNEAEQNFYAYKTNLYDPKSISASEIKSLFTDREGRLWVGTYNGGVNVFDNSYINTLHYYAIPGENTLSHNNVTAFLYLSDSMLLIGTDGGGLNIFNLLDGSFRSYKNDLTDPESIGGNKIKNLLEDSKGRVWISFWNGGLDLFDPQNQSFKHYKEAMGPVKGPNNNNILSLAEDQEEMIWMTTLGGGLNRFNPRTETFTYYKEQIISREGLEDNRVVSLLIDSENTIWFGTSLGNFYSYNKDKNEFTPHAILEEGESKSQVQCIFESSKGNFWLGMEGGGLKSYDRKSGEFKTLTTLDGLPSNYIHAIEEDTKGQLWLSTNLGISCFYPENKTFENFDMSIGLQGLQFNRIASAQLPGGEILFGGSNGFNMFHPDSLIAPIRPVPIVLTDFQIFNKPVSIGQKDSPLQAHINETEVVTLNYDQSVFSIEYAGLDYTFPAQVSYQYRLKGFVDESWQKVDNERKVTYTNLDPGQYEFIVTTTNMDDEDHSRKLIIIVTPPWWTVWWARALFVLLLGGMMYTAYYLRISRIKKQKKRLELEVAERTKKLQSVNYALKQANNDLYDKNLLIQSQKKEIQVQAEELAESNEEVRSINQKLEERVEIRTADLRKSNLELDNFVYRVSHDIRAPLSSILGLVELIEDEKDEKQLKEYLKMTSKSIHKLDSFVKDILDYSRNTRLQIEREHVNFPELIKDVKEELQYMENSKRLQINEKYLLKGEHYSDNRRLQIIFRNLLSNAIKYLNVWALENYLNINIEVTEENRANIILEDNGIGIDKDALSRVFEMFYRGSNLSKGSGIGLYIVKETVDKLGGTIELQSKLGEGTKTIISLPAVESVQSAED
- a CDS encoding class I SAM-dependent methyltransferase, which gives rise to MKKFDLTLEAIKNIKQIGSIASSSRYLTRKIIKEIDFNQKIRVLELGAGDGVFTKEILKRMSADSELYTYENHDNFIPLLRKIKDKRLFLKAQCVSSIEQLPDDYFNIVISSLPLANLSHSFKENIYREIQSKLCDSGLFIQYQYLLNDYREIEKAFSICELGFCLFNLPPAFIYKAKMLEEKAVELSEA
- the thiL gene encoding thiamine-phosphate kinase is translated as MAEEQPKRTEIANLGEFGLIKHIQKQFKTTHDTTKVGIGDDAAVIDAGDKYMLISTDMLTEGIHFDLSYMPLAHLGYKAVAVNVSDIAAMNGIPKQITVSVGLSNRFSVEAVDALYQGIRFACENFNVDLVGGDTTASQAGLVISVTAIGEVEKEKLARRNGARHNDIVCVSGDLGAAYMGLQVLEREKITFQENPQMQPQIQSYDYIVKRLLRPEARMDIIHELGDLQITPTSMIDISDGLASEIFHLCEQSEAGMNIYEENLPIDELTYSTAAEFKIDPNTCALNGGEDYELLFTIAQEDFEKIKNHRDIHFIGYVHDRKKGVNLITRAQQAVPIQAQGWTHFNKENAS
- the mce gene encoding methylmalonyl-CoA epimerase is translated as MMRLEHIGIAVKDDQEAASLFARLLGEGAYKSEDVERENVKTTFFRLSNAKLELLQSLAVDSSIDKFINKRGEGIHHLAFEVDDIEMEIIRLKNNGFAFVNETPKAGADNKLICFLHPKSTNGVLIELCQEKRIE
- a CDS encoding HesB/IscA family protein, whose protein sequence is MIKVTDKAKAKIYALRTEEGYTEDHNIRVAVKGGGCSGLMYDLVFDSKVEDNDQVFEDQGVKILVDKKSLLYLLGTTLDFTDGLNGKGFHFVNPNASRTCGCGESFAV